In Podospora pseudoanserina strain CBS 124.78 chromosome 5, whole genome shotgun sequence, a single window of DNA contains:
- a CDS encoding hypothetical protein (EggNog:ENOG503P1CI; COG:S), producing the protein MQQSLHGLYRSILFSVLANCPSLIRDVFLTACQVFGTTTVESHIDEPYFRFPAKLQEGFQNLIEVSVPRNTCFYFMIDGLDEFKHDPAHRHSHQDLVAQLRSWSLHANIKMLVSSRPEMVFLNLVLANFGSTSMSSLGGTF; encoded by the coding sequence ATCGGTCCATCTTGTTCTCAGTCCTTGCAAACTGTCCAAGTTTGATTCGAGATGTCTTTCTGACAGCGTGCCAAGTATTTGGCACTACCACCGTTGAATCACACATCGACGAGCCCTACTTTCGATTCCCCGCCAAGTTGCAAGAAGGGTTTCAGAATCTCATCGAGGTGTCTGTTCCACGCAACACCTGCTTTTACTTCATGATCGACGGCTTGGATGAGTTCAAACACGACCCTGCTCACCGCCACAGCCATCAAGACCTCGTCGCGCAGCTTCGGTCATGGTCTCTACATGCCAATATCAAGATGCTTGTCAGTTCTCGCCCCGAAATGGTTTTCCTCAACTTGGTCCTTGCGAACTTCGGGTCAACCTCCATGAGCTCACTCGGTGGGACATTTTGA